From a single Myxosarcina sp. GI1 genomic region:
- a CDS encoding putative toxin-antitoxin system toxin component, PIN family, which translates to MRVLLDTNIWISGLLWGGNPRRIIQLAVSEQIVLYSSKLLIEELQTTLAYPKLQRRLEKLTITAEELLVEVARITQLCQPVTISDLSQLRDPKDKIVLETAVSVPVEAIVSGDEDLLILREFQQIPILTTKQFLENYQFVDI; encoded by the coding sequence ATGAGAGTCTTACTAGATACAAATATTTGGATTTCTGGTTTACTTTGGGGTGGCAATCCTCGCCGAATTATTCAACTGGCGGTATCAGAACAAATTGTTCTTTATAGTTCAAAATTATTAATTGAGGAGTTACAAACAACCTTAGCCTATCCCAAACTTCAACGTCGTCTAGAAAAATTGACAATTACAGCCGAAGAATTACTAGTTGAGGTAGCTCGCATAACTCAGCTATGCCAACCTGTTACAATATCCGATCTTTCCCAGTTACGCGATCCAAAGGACAAAATCGTTTTGGAAACGGCGGTAAGTGTCCCTGTAGAGGCGATCGTCTCTGGTGACGAGGATTTACTGATTTTGAGAGAATTTCAACAAATTCCTATTCTGACAACGAAACAGTTTTTGGAGAATTATCAATTTGTAGACATATGA